Genomic window (Vogesella indigofera):
GCTGGCGCTGCTGCTGCTGAAGAGCAAACCGAATTCGACGTGATCCTGACTGCTGCTGGCGAAAGCAAAGTTAACGTGATCAAGGTTGTTCGTGCGATCACCGGTCTGGGCCTGAAAGAAGCCAAAGACCTGGTAGACGGCGCTCCTAAGGCTGTTAAAGAAGGCGTGTCCAAAGCTGAAGCTGACGACGTTGCCAAGCAGCTGATCGAAGCTGGTGCCAAGGCTGAAGTAAAATAATCTTCCCTAGGGAAGATTAGTGAGGCTGGTGGAGAAATCCGCCAGCCTTGTTGCGCTTGTAATGCTCTAACAAGTCGCTAAAGGTCAGCATTCAAGTTTTGTGGCTGCTGACGTTTGGTTTCTTGCGCCACCCCCCACAATGGAGACTCTATGAGTTATTCGTTTACTGAGAAAAAACGTATTCGTAAAAGCTTTGCGAAGCGTAAAACCGTTCTCGACGTCCCATTCCTGTTGGCAACGCAGATTGATTCGTACACTGAGTTCCTCCAGTTGGGTGTGCCGTACGATCAGCGTAAGGATGCGGGCCTGCAGGCCGCATTCAAGTCGATTTTCCCGATCGTAAGTCACAACGGTTTTGCCCGCCTCGACTTTGTACACTATGTCCTGGGTGAGCCACCGTTTGACGTTCAGGAATGTCAGCTGCGCGGCATTACCTTTGCATCGCCCCTGCGTGCACGAATCCGTTTGACCATTCTCGATCGCGAATCTTCCAAGCCGGTGGTGAAGGAAGTGCGCGAGAACGAAGTCTACATGGGTGAAATCCCGCTGATGACCTCGAACGGCTCGTTCATCATCAACGGTACCGAGCGCGTCATCGTTTCCCAGTTGCACCGTTCGCCAGGCGTGTTTTTCGAGCACGATCGCGGCAAGACCCACTCTTCCGGCAAACTGCTGTTCTCCGCCCGCGTGATTCCTTACCGCGGCTCGTGGCTGGACTTCGAGTTCGACGCCAAGGATCAGCTGTTCTTCCGTATCGACCGCCGTCGCAAGATGCCGGTTTCGATCCTGCTCAAGGCACTGGGTTATACCAGCGAGCGCATCCTGTCCGAATTCTACAGCTGCGACACTTTCTTCCTGACCAAGAACGGCGTGTTCCAGAAAGTGGTTGCCGACCGTCTGAAGGGCGAAGTGGCCAAGCTGGACATCGTTGGCGAAGACGGCAAGCTGATCGTCGCCAAGGACAAGCGCATCACCGCCAAGCACATCCGTGACATCGCTGCGGCCAACCTTGACCGTATCGAAGTGCCGTTCGACGTGCTGGTCGGCAAGATCCTGGCCCGCAACGTGATCGCCCCGGAAACCGGCGAAGTGATCGCGCGCGCTAACGAAGAAATCACCGACGACCTGCTGGCCAAGATGGACATCCATGACGTCGCCGAAGTCGACGTGCTGTTCATCAACGACCTGGACCACGGCGGTTACATCGCGCACACCCTGCGCGGCGACGACATCGCCGACCAGCTGCAGGCGCGTGTGGCGATCTACCGCATGATGCGCCCGGGCGAGCCGCCAACAGAAGACGCTGTCGAGCAACTGTTCCAGCGCCTGTTCTTCAACGAGGACAGCTACGACCTGTCCCGTGTTGGCCGCATGAAGTTCAACACCCGCACTTACCAGTACAAGCTGGACGACAAGTCGCCGGAGTGGTTCAAGACCATGCTGTCCGACACCTTCGCCCATCGCCGCGACGTGATGGACGGCGTGCTGTCGAACGAGGACATCGTGTCGGTCATCGCCATCCTGGTCGAGCTGCGCAACGGCCGTGGCGAAGTGGACGATATCGATCATCTGGGTAACCGTCGTGTGCGTTCCGTCGGCGAACTGGCCGAGAACCAGTTCCGTGCCGGTCTGGTGCGTGTCGAGCGCGCGGTGAAGGAACGCCTGAATCAGGCTGAATCCGACAACCTGATGCCGCACGACCTGATCAATGCCAAGCCGGTATCGGCCGCGATCAAGGAATTTTTCGGCTCCAGCCAGCTGTCGCAGTTCATGGACCAGACCAACCCGCTGTCCGAAGTGACCCACAAGCGCCGTGTTTCGGCCCTGGGCCCGGGCGGTCTGACCCGCGAGCGCGCCGGCTTCGAAGTGCGTGACGTTCACCCGACCCACTACGGACGCGTGTGCCCGATCGAGACGCCGGAAGGTCCGAACATCGGTCTGATCAACTCGCTGTCGGTCTATGCCCGCACCAACGAGTACGGCTTCCTCGAGACGCCGTACCGCAAGGTGATCGACGGCAAGGTGACCAACGAGATCGACTACCTGTCGGCGATCGAAGAAGGTCGCTACATCATCGCCCAGGCCAACGCCGAGCTGGCGGATGACGGCAGCCTGATCGACGAGCTGGTGACCTGCCGTGAAAAAGGCGAAACCATCCTGTCGACACCGGATCGCGTGCAGTACATGGACGTGGCTACCGGTCAGGTGGTGTCGGTGGCGGCCTCGCTGATTCCGTTCCTGGAACATGACGATGCGAACCGTGCCTTGATGGGTGCCAACATGCAGCGTCAGGCGGTGCCTTGCCTGCGTCCGGAAAAATCCTTCGTTGGTACCGGTATCGAACGTGCGGTGGCTACCGACTCCGGCACCACCGTGGTGGCACGCCGTGGCGGCGTGGTGGATTACGTCGACGCGACCCGTGTTGTGGTGCGTGTCAATGACGAAGAAGCACTGGCCGGTGAAGTCGGTGTCGATATCTACAACCTGACCAAGTTCACCCGTTCCAACCAGAACACCAACATCAACCAGCGCCCGGTGGTCAGCGTCGGTGACGTGATTGCCCGCGGTGACGTGGTGGCCGACGGTGCCTCGACCGACATGGGCGAGCTGGCGCTGGGTCAGAACATGACCATCGCCTTCATGCCGTGGAACGGCTACAACTTCGAAGACTCGATCCTGATCTCGGAGAAGGTGGTTGCTGACGACCGCTACACTTCGATCCACATCGAAGAGCTGTCGGTGGTGGCACGTGATACCAAGCTGGGGCCGGAAGAAATCTCCCGCGATATCCCGAACCTGTCCGAGCGCATGTCCAACCGCCTCGACGACTCCGGCATCGTTTACATCGGCGCCGAAGTGACCGCCGGTGACGTGCTGGTCGGCAAGGTGACGCCGAAGGGCGAAACCCAGCTGACGCCGGAGGAGAAGCTGCTGCGCGCGATCTTCGGTGAAAAAGCGTCCGACGTGAAAGACACCTCGCTGCGCGTGCCGACCGGCATGGTCGGTACCGTGATCGACGTGCAGGTGTTCACCCGTGAAGGCATCGAGCGCGACAAGCGTGCCCAGTCCATCATCGATGCCGAACTGAAGCGCTATCGCCTCGACCTGAACGACCAGCTGCGCATTTTCGAAAACGATGCCTTCAGCCGTATCGAGCGCCTGATCCTGGGCAAGGTCGCCAACGGCGGTCCGAAGCGTCTGGCCAAGGGCACCGAGATCGACGTCGCCTACCTGGACGGCCTGCCGTCCAAGCACGAATGGTTCGACATCCGCATGGCCGATGAAGACATCGCCAAGCAGCTGGAACTGATCAAAGAAAGCCTGGCGCAGAAGCGTGAAGAATTCGACCTCAAGTTCGAAGACAAGAAGCGCAAGCTGACCCAGGGCGACGAACTGCCGCCTGGCGTGCAGAAGATGGTCAAGGTCTACATCGCGGTGAAACGCCGCCTGCAGGCTGGTGACAAGATGGCCGGTCGTCACGGTAACAAGGGTGTGGTATCGCGCATCCTGCCGGTGGAAGACATGCCGTACATGGCCGACGGCCGTCCGGTCGACATCGTGCTGAACCCGCTGGGCGTTCCGTCGCGGATGAACATCGGTCAGATTCTGGAAGTGCACCTCGGCTGGGCTGCCAAGGGTATCGGCGAGCGTATCGACCGCATGCTGAAGCAGCAGCAGGGCATCAGCGAGATGCGTGCCTACCTGGAACGCATCTACAACGATACCGGCAAGCAGGAATCGCTGGCGGAAATGTCGGATGACGAAATCCTGACCCTGGCGCAGAACCTGCGCAAGGGCATGCCGTTCGCGACGCCGGTGTTTGACGGTGCCAAAGAATCCGAAATCATGCACATGCTGCAGCTGGCGTACCCGGATGAAGACGAGCACACCGCGCATCTGGACTTCAACGGCAGCAAGACGCAGATGACGCTGTTCGATGGCCGCTCCGGCGAAGCCTTCGACCGCCGCGTGACGGTCGGTGTGATGCACTACCTGAAGCTGCATCACCTGGTTGACGACAAGATGCACGCCCGTTCCACCGGTCCGTACTCGCTGGTGACCCAGCAGCCGCTGGGTGGTAAGGCGCAGTTCGGTGGCCAGCGTTTCGGTGAGATGGAAGTCTGGGCGCTGGAAGCCTACGGCGCGGCTTACACGCTGCAGGAGATGCTGACCGTGAAGTCGGACGATGTCACCGGCCGTACCAAGATTTACGAAAACATCGTCAAGGGCGAACACAAGATCGACGCCGGCATGCCGGAATCCTTTAACGTACTCGTTAAAGAAATTCGCTCGCTGGGCCTGGATATCGACCTGGAACGTTATTAATTAGGCAAGGTTGCCTGCGGCCAACGTTGGCCGCAGGCTCCTCCTGAATGGAGACGCAATGAAAGCTCTGCTCGATCTCTTTAAGCAAGTTACGCAAGAAGAAGAGTTTGATGCGATTAAGATCGGCATCGCCTCCCCGGACAAGATCCGTTCCTGGTCGTTCGGTGAAGTCAAGAAACCGGAAACCATCAACTACCGGACATTCAAGCCGGAGCGTGATGGCCTGTTCTGCGCCCGTATTTTCGGGCCGGTAAAAGACTATGAATGCTTGTGCGGCAAGTACAAGCGTCTGAAACATCGCGGCGTGATCTGCGAGAAGTGTGGCGTTGAAGTCACCCTGTCCAAGGTGCGTCGTGAGCGCATGGGCCACATCGAACTGGCGTCGCCGGTTGCGCATATCTGGTTCCTGAAGTCGCTGCCATCCCGTCTGGGCATGGTGCTGGACATGACCCTGCGCGACATCGAACGCGTGCTGTACTTCGAAGCCTTCGTGGTGACCGAACCTGGTCTGACCAGCCTGCAGCCACGTCAGCTGCTGAGCGAGGAAGACTACCTCGACAAGCTGGACGAGTACGGCGAAGAATTCGTGGCGCTGATGGGGGCCGAAGCGGTACGCGAACTGCTCAAGCGCCTGGATCTGACTTCCGAAGTCGACACCCTGCGCAGCGAACTGTCGTCGACCTCGTCTGACACCAAGATCAAGAAGATCGCCAAGCGCCTGAAGGTGCTGGAAGCGTTCCAGCGTTCCGGCATGAAGCCGGAATGGATGATCATGGAAGTGTTGCCGGTGCTGCCGCCGGAACTGCGTCCGCTGGTGCCGCTGGATGGTGGCCGTTTCGCGACCTCTGACCTGAACGACCTGTACCGCCGCGTCATCAACCGTAACAACCGCCTGAAGCGTCTGCTGGAACTGCGCGCGCCGGACATCATCGTGCGCAACGAGAAGCGCATGCTGCAGGAATCGGTTGACTCGCTGCTGGACAACGGCCGTCGCGGCAAGGCGATGACCGGCGCCAACAAGCGTCCGCTGAAGTCGCTGGCCGACATGATCAAGGGCAAGGGCGGTCGTTTCCGTCAGAACTTGCTGGGTAAGCGCGTCGACTACTCCGGTCGTTCCGTGATTACCGTGGGCCCGACCCTGCGTCTGCACCAGTGCGGTCTGCCGAAGAAAATGGCGCTGGAACTGTTCAAGCCGTTCATCTTCCACAAGCTGGAAGTGCTGGGCCTGGCGTCCACCATCAAGGCGGCCAAGAAGCTGGTCGAGCAGGAAGTGCCGGAAGTGTGGGACATCCTGGAAGACGTGATCCGCGAACATCCGGTACTGCTGAACCGTGCACCAACGCTGCACCGTCTGGGTATCCAGGCGTTCGAACCGCTGCTGATCGAAGGCAAGGCCATCCAGCTGCATCCGCTGGTCTGCGCGGCATTCAACGCCGACTTCGACGGTGACCAGATGGCCGTACACGTGCCGCTGTCCATCGAAGCGCAGATGGAAGCCCGCACCCTGATGCTGGCTACCAACAACGTGCTGTCGCCAGCCAACGGCGAGCCGATCATCGTGCCGTCGCAGGATATCGTGCTGGGTCTGTACTACATGACCCGCGACAAGGTAAACGGCAAGAACGAAGGCATGGTCTTCGCCGACACCTCCGAAGTGCATCGTGCCTACGAGACACGTCAGGTAGAGCTGGCGACCCGTATCACCGTGCGCCTGAAGGAATGGGTCAAGGACGAGCAGGGCGAGTTCCAGCCGGTGATCAAGCGCTACGACACCACCGTTGGCCGCGCCATCCTGTCGGAAATCCTGCCGAAGGGCCTGCCGTTCGAGTACATCAACAAGGCGCTGAAGAAGAAGGAAATCTCGCGTCTGATCAACGGCTCGTTCCGTCGTTGCGGCATCCGCGACACCGTGATCTTCGCCGACCAGCTGATGTACACCGGTTTTGCCTACTCCACCCGTGGCGGCATCTCGATCTGCGTCGACGACATGCTGATCCCAGTGAAGAAGACCGAACTGCTGGGCGAAGCCAACAAGGAAGTCAAAGAGATCGAAGAGCAGTATCGTCAGGGTCTGGTGACCCAAGGCGAACGCTACAACAAGGTCGTCGATATCTGGGGTCGCACCGGCGACAAGATCGCCAAGGCGATGATGGACGGTCTGTCCACGCAGAAGGTGATCGACCGCGAAGGCAAGGAAGTCGATCAGGAATCGTTCAACTCGATTTACATGATGGCCGACTCCGGTGCCCGTGGTTCCGCGGCACAGATCAAGCAGCTGGCCGGTATGCGTGGCCTGATGGCGAAACCGGACGGTTCGATTATCGAAACGCCGATTACCGCCAACTTCCGCGAAGGCCTGACCGTTCTGCAGTACTTCATTTCGACGCACGGTGCCCGTAAGGGTCTGGCCGATACCGCACTGAAGACCGCCAACTCCGGTTACCTGACCCGTCGTCTGGTCGACGTGACTCAGGATCTGGTGGTGATCGAGGACGATTGCGGCACCAGCAACGGTTTCGCAATGAAGGCTGTGGTACAGGGCGGTGACGTGATCGAACCGCTGCGCGATCGTATCTTGGGTCGTGTCACCGCGACTGACGTGGTTGACCCGTCCAGCAACGAGACCGTTATCGAAGCCGGCACCCTGCTGGATGAAAGCCTGATCGAGCTGATCGACAGTCTGGGTATCGACGAAGTCAAGGTGCGTACCGCCATCACTTGCGACACCCGCTACGGCCTGTGCGCACAGTGTTACGGCCGTGATCTGGCACGAGGCAAGCGCGTCAATGCCGGTGAAGCTGTCGGTGTGATCGCTGCGCAGTCGATTGGTGAGCCGGGTACCCAGCTGACCATGCGTACCTTCCACATCGGTGGTGCGGCGTCGCGAAATGCCGCTGCCAGCCAGGTTGAAGGTAAGTCCAACGGTACCGTGCGCTTCAATAGCCAGATGCGTTACGTGGCCAACAGCAAGGGCGAGCTGATCGTGATCACTCGTTCCGGCGAAGTGGTGATCCATGACGACGTTGGCCGCGAGCGCGAGCGTCACAAGGTGCCGTACGGCGCGACCCTGATGGTGACCGACGGTCTGACCATCAAGGCCGGTGCAGTACTGGCAACATGGGACCCGCACACCCGTCCGATCATCACCGAGTACGCTGGTCGCGTGAAGTTCGAGAACGTGGAAGAGGGCGCCACCGTTGCCAAGCAGACCGACGAAGTCACCGGTCTGTCCACGCTGGTGGTGATCGACTCCAAGCGTCGCGCCACGGCCCAGTCGAAGATGCTGCGTCCGCTGGTAAAACTGCTGGACGACAATGGTAATGAAGTGAAACTGGCCGGTTCCGATGCCTCGGTATCGATTACCTTCCAGGTTGGCGCGATCATTACCGTGCGTGATGGCCAGGAAGTGGGCAAGGGTGAAGTGCTGGCACGTATTCCACAGGAATCGTCCAAGACCCGTGACATTACCGGTGGTCTGCCGCG
Coding sequences:
- the rpoB gene encoding DNA-directed RNA polymerase subunit beta, producing MSYSFTEKKRIRKSFAKRKTVLDVPFLLATQIDSYTEFLQLGVPYDQRKDAGLQAAFKSIFPIVSHNGFARLDFVHYVLGEPPFDVQECQLRGITFASPLRARIRLTILDRESSKPVVKEVRENEVYMGEIPLMTSNGSFIINGTERVIVSQLHRSPGVFFEHDRGKTHSSGKLLFSARVIPYRGSWLDFEFDAKDQLFFRIDRRRKMPVSILLKALGYTSERILSEFYSCDTFFLTKNGVFQKVVADRLKGEVAKLDIVGEDGKLIVAKDKRITAKHIRDIAAANLDRIEVPFDVLVGKILARNVIAPETGEVIARANEEITDDLLAKMDIHDVAEVDVLFINDLDHGGYIAHTLRGDDIADQLQARVAIYRMMRPGEPPTEDAVEQLFQRLFFNEDSYDLSRVGRMKFNTRTYQYKLDDKSPEWFKTMLSDTFAHRRDVMDGVLSNEDIVSVIAILVELRNGRGEVDDIDHLGNRRVRSVGELAENQFRAGLVRVERAVKERLNQAESDNLMPHDLINAKPVSAAIKEFFGSSQLSQFMDQTNPLSEVTHKRRVSALGPGGLTRERAGFEVRDVHPTHYGRVCPIETPEGPNIGLINSLSVYARTNEYGFLETPYRKVIDGKVTNEIDYLSAIEEGRYIIAQANAELADDGSLIDELVTCREKGETILSTPDRVQYMDVATGQVVSVAASLIPFLEHDDANRALMGANMQRQAVPCLRPEKSFVGTGIERAVATDSGTTVVARRGGVVDYVDATRVVVRVNDEEALAGEVGVDIYNLTKFTRSNQNTNINQRPVVSVGDVIARGDVVADGASTDMGELALGQNMTIAFMPWNGYNFEDSILISEKVVADDRYTSIHIEELSVVARDTKLGPEEISRDIPNLSERMSNRLDDSGIVYIGAEVTAGDVLVGKVTPKGETQLTPEEKLLRAIFGEKASDVKDTSLRVPTGMVGTVIDVQVFTREGIERDKRAQSIIDAELKRYRLDLNDQLRIFENDAFSRIERLILGKVANGGPKRLAKGTEIDVAYLDGLPSKHEWFDIRMADEDIAKQLELIKESLAQKREEFDLKFEDKKRKLTQGDELPPGVQKMVKVYIAVKRRLQAGDKMAGRHGNKGVVSRILPVEDMPYMADGRPVDIVLNPLGVPSRMNIGQILEVHLGWAAKGIGERIDRMLKQQQGISEMRAYLERIYNDTGKQESLAEMSDDEILTLAQNLRKGMPFATPVFDGAKESEIMHMLQLAYPDEDEHTAHLDFNGSKTQMTLFDGRSGEAFDRRVTVGVMHYLKLHHLVDDKMHARSTGPYSLVTQQPLGGKAQFGGQRFGEMEVWALEAYGAAYTLQEMLTVKSDDVTGRTKIYENIVKGEHKIDAGMPESFNVLVKEIRSLGLDIDLERY
- the rpoC gene encoding DNA-directed RNA polymerase subunit beta'; translation: MKALLDLFKQVTQEEEFDAIKIGIASPDKIRSWSFGEVKKPETINYRTFKPERDGLFCARIFGPVKDYECLCGKYKRLKHRGVICEKCGVEVTLSKVRRERMGHIELASPVAHIWFLKSLPSRLGMVLDMTLRDIERVLYFEAFVVTEPGLTSLQPRQLLSEEDYLDKLDEYGEEFVALMGAEAVRELLKRLDLTSEVDTLRSELSSTSSDTKIKKIAKRLKVLEAFQRSGMKPEWMIMEVLPVLPPELRPLVPLDGGRFATSDLNDLYRRVINRNNRLKRLLELRAPDIIVRNEKRMLQESVDSLLDNGRRGKAMTGANKRPLKSLADMIKGKGGRFRQNLLGKRVDYSGRSVITVGPTLRLHQCGLPKKMALELFKPFIFHKLEVLGLASTIKAAKKLVEQEVPEVWDILEDVIREHPVLLNRAPTLHRLGIQAFEPLLIEGKAIQLHPLVCAAFNADFDGDQMAVHVPLSIEAQMEARTLMLATNNVLSPANGEPIIVPSQDIVLGLYYMTRDKVNGKNEGMVFADTSEVHRAYETRQVELATRITVRLKEWVKDEQGEFQPVIKRYDTTVGRAILSEILPKGLPFEYINKALKKKEISRLINGSFRRCGIRDTVIFADQLMYTGFAYSTRGGISICVDDMLIPVKKTELLGEANKEVKEIEEQYRQGLVTQGERYNKVVDIWGRTGDKIAKAMMDGLSTQKVIDREGKEVDQESFNSIYMMADSGARGSAAQIKQLAGMRGLMAKPDGSIIETPITANFREGLTVLQYFISTHGARKGLADTALKTANSGYLTRRLVDVTQDLVVIEDDCGTSNGFAMKAVVQGGDVIEPLRDRILGRVTATDVVDPSSNETVIEAGTLLDESLIELIDSLGIDEVKVRTAITCDTRYGLCAQCYGRDLARGKRVNAGEAVGVIAAQSIGEPGTQLTMRTFHIGGAASRNAAASQVEGKSNGTVRFNSQMRYVANSKGELIVITRSGEVVIHDDVGRERERHKVPYGATLMVTDGLTIKAGAVLATWDPHTRPIITEYAGRVKFENVEEGATVAKQTDEVTGLSTLVVIDSKRRATAQSKMLRPLVKLLDDNGNEVKLAGSDASVSITFQVGAIITVRDGQEVGKGEVLARIPQESSKTRDITGGLPRVAELFEARSPKDAGMLAEVTGTVSFGKDTKGKQRLIITDLDGYAHESLIPKDKHVLVHDGQVVNRGEVIVDGPVDPHDILRLQGIEALARYISQEVQEVYRLQGVKINDKHIEVIVRQMLRRVIITDNGDTDFIIGEQVERAEVLETNDNMIAEGKMPAQYDNVLLGITKASLSTDSFISAASFQETTRVLTEAAIMGKKDDLRGLKENVIVGRLIPAGTGLAYHRNRRRLSENGDATTESSALESEIEVSDNQL
- the rplL gene encoding 50S ribosomal protein L7/L12, producing MAITKEDILDAVAGLTVMELNDLVKAFEEKFGVSAAAVAVAGPAGAGAAAAEEQTEFDVILTAAGESKVNVIKVVRAITGLGLKEAKDLVDGAPKAVKEGVSKAEADDVAKQLIEAGAKAEVK